The window TGTATCGGtgccatttttgattttcaatatcccaaCAACCAATATATCCCTCAGGCCATTCagctgaataaattttaccaaagCCTCCTCTGGTAAAATAAGTgacattttgaaatttctcataaggtatccattcaagacaTTTAATATGATGTACAGCATTAAGTTGTGAATGTtgtattaattcatcaatatctttatttccactagtccaatttttaaaattttccttaaatcttttagcattacaaTGTTGACACCAAAATTCTCCTGTACCAGGTTCATTACATTCATCACATATACCATatacttcttttcttttttccataTCGTCCATATAGATTACTCTATCATCAATCTCTTCTGATTTGGTAGCGGAATTAATAGAAGAAATAGTAACAtgaatctaataaataattaaaatatattttatttattttaaaccatattatttataataattattaaagtgaaTTTGCATTTACCTAATATATATCCCGATCAACCcttttccataaattttttggcTTTCTCTTGGatgttttattcaaaatttccaTACCAGTATTACTTggcttttttttgaatatctttttcaacaatttcataCTTATCAATTACGAAATAAATGCGTTAATTACAGTAATTTTAGTTATATGTGTAGTACtgttatttactttataataaatgaaaattattaaaccaaATATTGAAcgtaaagttatttatttacagaGCTCGGAGCACAATATGTATCATGCACATCTGAGGCTAGCAATTCGTTACCATCGTtaccaatcaaatttaacaattttttcagCTGCACATTTTTATTGTCATTACCTAATTGAAACATTGTGAAACCATTTAGATAAATAAGgaatcatcaaaatattgtattacatgttgacgaattttttttattaaattaacacctggtattatatttaaatttttgataatataatatttcatattaaaaaattaatatattaatatttatattaatcataaacTTTGTGCTGTCGATTAGTTGTAACATGTAAtggttttataattatttaaactttaatttagaaaaaataaaataataaatataaatcagcGGATATAACCTTAcacgaaaaaaaagtttatgaatTCATGAATTACGCTATTAAATTGTACAGGCATATCAAGTTTTGCCAATTCCACAAATGCGCCAGGTGTAACAAGCGTCGCCAAGGTTACATATCTAGAGATACCGTCTGAAATTGGATAAGTATAGTATGCAGAGTTTAGGACAAATCATAATTGTACAACGAAGATGCTGATCGAATGGTTAACATAGTACTagtacttaaatttttttataagcacgtacattttttttttaaaaaaaaaatcatgtagtTTTGCTaactcatttatttatttatttatttcaaactctggaatatattgttattatatttggTTAAGTTTAGCAGATAAATATTAGAActgttttataaatatttttgtgatatttgatatttgtgAAGATGGTAAAATGATAATACTTCGTgtacttttttgattttatgtcaataccaataaaaaaattttttttttttgcttgaaataaatattgtaaaaagttTCGCGAAAATGTTTTCTAAGACAATACTGcataaaacaattttatccaattaaattcACTGACAGGATAATAATTAGGagactttataatattatatgaagtTACTGAACAATCTTTTAGTAACAATAATAGTTATTAGAAAAATACGTAGTATTTAAGATCATAAAAGATgattaaatagtttatttaatccaatttaaaaattttgaaaatctaGAAAAAGATTAGATTAATGTAtgaagttaaattatttattattctaacggatgaaattttaactttttttaaaattcgttctataataaaatatacattttatatttacaaaagtaTTATTGTGTAATACCTAATGAATTTAGATTAAATGGATACTTAATTGACATTAAGTTTATTATCgcattcttttaatttaaactggttttttttttttttgaaaaaaagttctcaaaaatttttttatatataaaatacaattattatcgttggttgaaattttttttgagattaaattatttttgcaaaatatacatgtttatttattaatgatatatcatatataataatttaaaataaagagcTTCATATATTTAGTGACCagaatttttactatttaataattaaataaaaataaaatatacagtaaatacttatattttcataatttactctaacaaaaattttattgttcttAATTTAAAACATTGTTTTATAAATCCTAAGCAATTtcaatttgaaatactttgtaatcttttaaaattgattactCATTGACTATTCTGATCGATCTTTCATAAGACCTTTTATTACAACAAATTAATGATCCGTTGATAATTTCAATTTCGCCATGACCAAATGATGAAATACTATCAAGACTATTATAAATagctttcttttcattttttacacgatttaatacataatttcTAATACTACCATAACTATCATTAGTTATGCAATAATTACCATCAAATTTCCATTCAATTGGATTATACCCTCCGAGATTTTCATTACTATCATATAAATTGTTACGGCGGTATGGAATTAATCTTTACAAATTTCACGAAATTTATTGAATCTATGATACATCCATCACGAGAATcacgatataataatttgaactCGTATGAAGTTGTCAACTTAtctataatttctaatttatcaatccattttgatattaattcaGCATAttgaattgtaataatttttgaatcaatattgTTTGATTCAACCTCTTCAACAGTATGAAATTCCGATTTTTTAGtatcatcataatttaataaatttttatataaatcctttggcaaaaattttttataaggtaatactttctttaaaaataataaatttttgtaaagtattctttaaagtattaaaatcatcttttgaaaAGTTTACAAGATCAGAAGGAAGTTTTGGATTTTGGACAAGTTCCCATTTAATCATACGttcccaaatttcaatttcgcttataataatcataatcaccaaaagatttagaaaaatttggagaattaaatattttatttggttcTTTTTGATTAAATCTGGACGGAACGGAATTTtgatttgatatatcaaacttaaaaaataatgtactGATTTGATTTCCAAAGTATTCTAAATAAGGAATTAATACTTGAAGACTAAGTTCATTGgcagtaaataaaatttaataatcatattctTCCAATGAAAGTTTTCCTCTACAGATGTATCTAaagaaaatagtaataataaattataaacatatttattaaaaaatgataacaataataatgttaccttaagattatttgaagaattatgggtaaaatatttggtaatttagtATGTGTTAAAATTCCATAATTTTGGTAACAATCCTtgaataaaagataaagagaACTTAAGGTGAATGTCATAAGATATGATTTTCGGCAACCGTAATGACGTGTTCCTTACAATATTACTAGTGAAGGTCGTTAAGGTagtaaaaatactatatatttttataatcgaatgaaaatatttatcatacaatatacaaaatattttactctattgagaaatttttctaaaatattatcaatttttagaCTCAAACGTCAATCCAATAATCTAAATCATTGATTTCTCTAATTTGATAGTCGTGTATTATTTGTTTGGCTATAGTACATATTAGAGGTTGGAACTGGTCCAAAAAatcttaaccggttaataacCGGTTAACCAAAcctttaaccggttaattaaccggttaaaactCAATCCTAGTCAGAATTAAAATTCGGCCAGGATTAgcatcaaatatatttttaatcccGGCCAAAATTAGGCCAGACCTAAACTCTAACTATCGAAACGAATTTCGGCCcgcattatgaattttatataacacaAAAAATTCCACCACCTGGTCCGTTGGTATCTTACCTGGTGGCTAAACTTTTATCCGAAGTCCCgtgatttataattctggccggcactgtaaatttggccagaattacaaatattttcagcattttaaccggttaaaaatgttttaaccggttaaccgttttaaccggttaattaaccggttaagcttaaccggttccaacctctagtacatatactgtattttattcataaatctattttttcgtgtaaatatttttaaaataaccttATAAGCACGAAATATCCTTACGTTAGGGTCATCgccaacttcaattgtaatatcataatattcttcatcatctaaaATTTCGAGTACATTTCTGCCAATAAAGTTAGTTTAAGTGGTCCTCCTTTTAATG of the Rhizophagus irregularis chromosome 3, complete sequence genome contains:
- a CDS encoding uncharacterized protein (SECRETED:cutsite_TRG-WN; SECRETED:prob_0.4429); SECRETED:SignalP(1-21), which translates into the protein MKNIMILQLKLAMTLTICTRGWNRHQDCYQNYGILTHTKLPNILPIILQIILRYICRGKLSLEEYDY